One region of Aestuariirhabdus haliotis genomic DNA includes:
- the xrtA gene encoding exosortase A — MNRQHSAWAQALIAYSIGFLVLMLAFSKTLFDMIAIWERSGTFNHCYIIAPICLYLIYRKRQLLVKLSPEPSLLGFVFLLCAIFVWVIAGMVEVQVVQQFSLVIMLSFLCLAVMGWKVVLTILFPLCYSLFMVPFGEFLILPMMELTASFTVSTIALFGIPIYVEGLYFELPTGHWSVVEGCSGVRYLIASVALGTLYAYLNYQTIYKRLIFIGASILLPIVGNWLRATGIVMLGHFSGMKLAVGVDHLLYGWVFFGVLMLILFWVGSRWSEAERSGKSFLQVDKKYSWLRTLTMVFILVPVSMWATQATSRNGDIETPVLEIKYNDKVLTKQTYTLPFRPRFTQSDSVENYTFEDHGINASLQLYWYGYGNKSGKLVTSTNQIVAQKDPEWRSIKLAKSSDECPAGNFVKLQSKDKIYYVASWYVIGGHKVCDPLRAKFSQLIARLAGSDEQGAHVVLTIDEVSEASATKQVIDISRRLMVMRKADEH; from the coding sequence TTGAATAGACAACATTCTGCATGGGCGCAGGCGTTAATCGCGTATTCCATAGGTTTCTTGGTGTTGATGCTGGCGTTCAGTAAAACACTGTTCGATATGATAGCTATATGGGAACGTTCCGGAACTTTTAACCACTGTTATATTATCGCGCCTATTTGCTTGTATCTTATTTATCGTAAGCGGCAGTTATTGGTCAAGCTAAGTCCTGAACCCAGCTTGCTTGGATTTGTTTTTCTGCTGTGTGCGATTTTTGTCTGGGTGATAGCGGGGATGGTCGAAGTTCAGGTTGTTCAGCAATTTTCTCTGGTTATTATGCTGTCTTTCCTGTGCCTTGCTGTTATGGGGTGGAAGGTTGTATTAACTATACTGTTCCCTCTTTGTTATAGCCTGTTTATGGTTCCCTTTGGAGAATTCTTGATTCTTCCCATGATGGAGCTAACAGCTTCATTTACGGTTTCGACCATTGCCCTATTTGGAATACCTATTTATGTTGAAGGGTTATATTTCGAATTGCCTACAGGCCATTGGTCAGTTGTAGAGGGGTGCTCAGGAGTTCGATATCTGATAGCTTCGGTGGCTCTGGGCACACTTTATGCGTATCTAAATTACCAAACTATCTATAAACGGTTAATTTTCATTGGTGCATCGATACTGCTTCCTATCGTAGGCAACTGGTTGCGAGCAACTGGTATCGTAATGCTAGGCCATTTCAGTGGGATGAAGCTTGCTGTTGGTGTAGATCACTTGCTCTATGGTTGGGTGTTTTTTGGCGTATTAATGTTGATCCTTTTTTGGGTAGGAAGTCGTTGGAGTGAAGCGGAACGTTCCGGAAAATCTTTTCTACAGGTAGATAAAAAGTACAGTTGGCTTCGAACTTTAACGATGGTCTTTATTCTTGTTCCTGTTTCAATGTGGGCAACCCAGGCAACCAGCCGGAATGGTGATATAGAGACTCCTGTTCTAGAGATTAAATATAATGACAAGGTGCTCACTAAACAGACATATACGCTCCCGTTTAGACCCAGATTTACTCAATCAGATTCGGTTGAAAACTACACTTTTGAAGATCATGGTATAAATGCTTCTTTGCAACTGTATTGGTATGGCTACGGGAACAAATCCGGGAAGTTAGTCACCTCAACGAATCAAATTGTCGCTCAGAAAGATCCAGAATGGCGTTCGATAAAATTGGCAAAAAGTTCGGACGAGTGCCCCGCGGGTAACTTCGTTAAGCTTCAGTCAAAAGATAAAATCTATTATGTGGCATCCTGGTATGTTATCGGTGGCCATAAAGTTTGTGATCCGTTGCGGGCAAAGTTTTCACAGTTAATAGCTAGACTGGCCGGTTCAGATGAACAGGGTGCTCATGTAGTACTAACAATAGATGAGGTTTCAGAAGCTTCAGCAACTAAGCAAGTAATAGATATATCTAGGCGTCTGATGGTTATGAGGAAGGCGGATGAACACTGA